A part of Corynebacterium afermentans subsp. lipophilum genomic DNA contains:
- a CDS encoding DUF6114 domain-containing protein, with the protein MEDDDFFFGDYDGDSDDEQQGRVAKRRDGEHRVKSAPAREKFRAWRKQRPFLPGLLVVLSGVVMLAPAYFTIRVSDLLVMIATISGVSTLLIGAALIMFGIGMWLQPFAAPYLGVMSILVAIISLPTSNLGGFFVGALLGIVGGALGLAWEDRDTKPGGKHTRSRKKEQASPAAGRGQPSRRGGSSKIDLSLLRNAKSVAVVLAGAGLFVANTGEEPAVNAQESAPQQPEIPALPPLPPAPSLPQLPSLPNPLDNQMPSAPQPPSVPLPQPSDPRELLTYPELEPTRTVAPQNLSTVTADNVALTGNVRATMGMVTIGDVPTRTLILTGDSLAARNLSLEVPGFSARGILTTGQVETKVYDGPVTVVATGLTATPVVAGAPTLPVTVDLHGSLGDVLAQLGVPDAHPVPNVPVPNFVMDRIALGNVSMQMVSLDGMHLHAPAVQLKVPK; encoded by the coding sequence GTGGAGGACGACGACTTCTTCTTCGGGGATTACGACGGTGACTCCGATGACGAGCAGCAAGGGCGCGTGGCGAAGCGCCGCGACGGTGAACACCGTGTTAAGTCAGCGCCCGCGCGAGAGAAATTCAGAGCATGGAGGAAACAGCGGCCATTTCTTCCTGGCTTGCTGGTGGTTCTCTCCGGCGTGGTGATGCTCGCGCCGGCCTACTTCACTATTCGTGTGTCTGACCTGCTTGTGATGATCGCGACTATCTCTGGAGTCTCCACGTTGCTCATCGGCGCCGCGCTCATCATGTTCGGCATCGGGATGTGGCTGCAGCCGTTTGCAGCGCCCTACCTGGGCGTGATGAGCATCTTGGTGGCTATCATCTCGCTGCCAACGTCGAATCTAGGCGGGTTTTTCGTCGGTGCTCTGCTAGGCATTGTCGGCGGAGCCCTCGGCCTCGCTTGGGAGGACCGGGATACGAAACCGGGCGGAAAGCACACTCGAAGTAGAAAGAAAGAGCAGGCGTCGCCGGCTGCGGGCAGAGGGCAACCTTCCCGCCGTGGAGGATCCAGCAAGATCGACTTATCCTTGTTGCGAAACGCTAAATCCGTAGCCGTGGTACTTGCAGGTGCGGGACTGTTTGTGGCGAATACGGGGGAGGAGCCTGCGGTCAATGCCCAAGAGTCGGCGCCGCAGCAGCCCGAGATCCCGGCGCTGCCGCCCCTGCCGCCCGCGCCTTCACTGCCTCAGTTGCCGAGCTTGCCCAACCCACTGGATAATCAGATGCCGTCGGCACCACAGCCTCCCTCGGTGCCGTTGCCCCAACCCTCGGATCCGCGGGAACTGCTGACGTATCCGGAACTCGAGCCGACGCGCACGGTTGCGCCTCAAAACCTGAGCACCGTGACCGCAGACAATGTAGCGCTCACCGGCAACGTCCGCGCCACGATGGGCATGGTCACTATCGGTGACGTGCCGACGCGGACACTAATTCTTACGGGTGACAGCCTCGCTGCGCGCAATCTCTCGCTGGAAGTGCCGGGTTTCTCAGCCCGTGGCATCCTGACCACTGGCCAGGTGGAGACAAAGGTTTACGACGGGCCCGTGACCGTCGTGGCCACAGGACTGACCGCAACCCCCGTTGTTGCAGGCGCGCCCACGCTCCCGGTGACAGTCGATCTCCACGGCTCCCTCGGCGACGTGCTCGCCCAATTAGGTGTGCCGGATGCCCACCCGGTGCCGAATGTCCCTGTGCCGAACTTCGTGATGGACCGCATAGCCCTCGGCAACGTGTCCATGCAAATGGTGAGCCTCGACGGGATGCACCTGCACGCGCCCGCGGTGCAACTTAAGGTTCCGAAGTAG
- a CDS encoding DUF6230 family protein, translating into MGRINKAKAGAALLAGLIGFGATGVAVAQGGLTANLALSGTFFKISMTHLEGEGLSIFTDGEQMANESLPVARLKFEHAYASNLCLSAALPDVPVVGESTFTLKALGDNSVEVRDLVVGATDIKGALDLTDASVGADASQFNSMAPEGTWGLHANKVTLSADDIRATSVGAKKLIASGVVVDVARGMADGCTS; encoded by the coding sequence ATGGGAAGGATCAACAAGGCGAAAGCTGGTGCAGCTCTACTCGCTGGACTCATTGGCTTTGGCGCCACCGGCGTTGCCGTTGCGCAGGGCGGACTGACCGCGAACCTGGCGTTATCGGGAACCTTTTTCAAGATCAGTATGACCCACCTTGAGGGGGAAGGGCTGAGTATCTTTACGGACGGCGAGCAGATGGCGAATGAGTCGCTCCCTGTCGCACGACTGAAATTTGAGCATGCGTACGCGTCCAACCTTTGTCTCTCCGCTGCGCTTCCCGACGTCCCGGTGGTGGGCGAGAGCACGTTCACGCTGAAGGCGCTCGGCGACAACAGCGTCGAGGTCCGCGACCTCGTCGTCGGCGCGACTGACATCAAGGGTGCTCTCGACCTCACGGATGCTTCGGTGGGTGCCGACGCGAGCCAGTTCAATTCCATGGCGCCCGAGGGAACGTGGGGTCTGCACGCAAATAAGGTCACGCTGAGTGCGGACGACATTCGCGCCACCTCCGTCGGCGCGAAAAAGCTCATCGCCTCAGGTGTGGTCGTCGACGTAGCGCGGGGAATGGCCGATGGATGCACGAGCTAA